In Apteryx mantelli isolate bAptMan1 chromosome 8, bAptMan1.hap1, whole genome shotgun sequence, the genomic window TTTCCCAGCAGTGATGATTAAATAAAATGCTGCCCAAAGGAGGCTGAACTGCAAGTGTTCCTTTAAAAACCAATGGAGCTGAAAATTGTTGTTGCTCAGTTCACCACACGCTCTTTTACCCTTCTTCAACTGAGCTCTAGTACTGCCACGCGTTTTATCTCCTACCTTCTTCAGCAAGTTCTTCAGGCTGAAATATTCCCCGTATAAAACGCAGAAAAGAGCACTTGCATTTGTCAGTGCTGCCTCCTTATTCATTAAGCATTTTAACCACATTAACAAAGAAAGCAACAATTTATAAGCTCTGCAAACACAAGTACAGGTTAAAACTTATCCTAGGTCCCCCTGTAAAAGCATTCAACCTCAAATCAGTGAGAATACTCACATGAGGTAAATTTAAGCTAATTTACAGAACTGGGGAATCAAACCTATGTCTTCGTCTTAATATCCCTGAGGTAGCATTTGTGCATCAACAGATCCTCCTGTATCAGAAATGCAAGAAGGAAAAAGGGCCCAAAGGCCTTTACTACTTCTCTATTTCCTGTACTTTTATATTTTTTGCTATCAGCAACAATAAAACTCTTAAGGACTGCAATTACAGAATCGAGTTCAAATGTTAAAAATTCTAATTAAAGGAGATCATGCATAGTGTTaccagaaaggaaaaggaagaagaatagGTTCCATAACTAGAAATGCCACATACAGAAATCAGTATTCCAGTGGGGTGCTTCAGGTAAGATAAATCGTAAGGGCTTCAGGTGGAACTGGGTTTCTACTCATGAAAGCCTAGATTCCTCGTGGCAAATGCCACAAGAATGAGTTTTTGAAAGGTACATGTAAACTTCATGTAGCTTAGTGGGAAAAAATTTGTTTTAAGAGTGATAGACTACACACAGTTAGCAACTGATGTTGCTCCTTACCCTAACAATGCTTCAGGATGCAGGACCTGCTCTAGGTCCAAGATATGAGAGTTGTGGCCCAAAGAAACCTAAAAACATTCAGAGAAGTTACTACTAttctgatttctctctttctttagtGCCAGTGTTTCCAAATACCCTCTTCAGTGCTTCTGACTATCTGTGGTGATTAAAGTGTTCTCTAGATTTACTTCTCCTTTCCCTTAAAATCAGAAGCTGGACAGGTCAAGCTGGACCTTCTTCCTAGTTCTGGAAGCTGGTGGTAACAATTATTAATCACATTAAAACCATTTAGCCCAGCTATAGAGagcacagagcaaaaaaaaaaaaaaaaaaagtgacagatcTCAGAAACTCATGCTTAATAGGAGGTGACAAGGTAGCAGAACCTTTAAAAGACTCACCATCATCCTCCAGAGACCATTGGCCTAGTTTTTAAAAACCTACAATTAATTCTGGCGACCCAGCCACTGTCAGGAGCAGGGGATGGGGATGACTTGTTAGTCCATAGGGAATGCGACATACCTACATGAAGACACAGCTAGAGAAGGACAAATCTGCACTGGGGCCCTCTCTGCGCCCAAATCACTCAACAGCATGTGTAattaaccaattaaaaaaaaaaaagacccttaaaaacaaacaaacaaacaaaaaaacaacaacaacaaaagaccaATACTTACCGGAAAGTTTTGACAAGACTTTTTAGTTCTGTGTAAACATCACCCAAGGTAATCTGAAGAGGGCCCAAAACTGCAGGTAATCTAGAGGGCAAAATACATTGGTTAACATAATTTCTCTACAACAGCTTGTTTATAAAAATAAGAAGCTCTAATTCAGTGCAAATACAAAGAAGGCAGTAAATATACTGTTCTACATGTATACTCTATTAACTTCACATTTCAGTTCTGATAAGACAGTCTTAAAACTCAAATAATTTACATTATGAGGACTAGAATTCTAAGCCtcaattatttcaaatatttatatttattttggtcaaaaattaaaatacaaaaggaatcTACACATCTAAATGAGGTGGGTACACAAAATGTATCTTCTAACCTTAGATGAATCTATGATACAAAAAGGATGTAACAGAAATAACAGTCCACTATAAGCTGACAGCTGGAATCAAAAATAGTGGAGCAATaggaaaatttcaaaagaaagaacacAATAGGTTGTCTTAGGAAggggcaagtttttttttttttttaaaacagaatatgTCAGTAGCAAGCTTTTGACATTAACCTCAGAAGGCTGTCAAAACTGATCTCTACAACTGTATCACAAATGACCATCTGAGAAACAAGCAAATTCTTTACAGCAATAATGGCTGTAACTTATAACCAATGCCACTTAGAAAAGGCCAGAACATCCTTGCAGTCTGTTACTTGAAGTGATGATGAATGAGCAGCAACTCCAGCttgatatttaagaaaataaaaaacgcTTACACTTTTCTCAGTTTTTCAAGGACAATCCTCTTTCTAATCTGCATTTGTGCATTTGAATCCACAAGTGGGAAGGTGAGATCTTCCTCTTGATCATCCTGCATTACAACATTAAAAACATGAACATCTGTAACCTAATCATAAATTATACTCAATGCATCAAAATAGTCACATTTTATCAATAAATGTTTAAATAAGAAAACACTGATctctgaatagaaaaaaaaaaaaatcagtaatttctTAATGGACAGAACTTTACTTAATCTGACCCAACATATGGTTTGCTTGTTGATctacttttctcctttctttgcaaAGCAGTATGCTAGATGCTTTAATACAACTAAtggtaaattatttaaaaaattaagtcagACTAAACTTTTTACACaaagaagcattttgaaaatTATACCCTCTGATGCTAATACCACACttgaactttaaaaacaaaagcagtatcACATGCCAATACAAACTGTACAACCTACCTAGTCTAGTCAGCATactgtttttacagaaatgaCGAGAGCACCTGGCTGCTGTCAGTTGGCCCACCTGACTTGGAGGGAGTAAAACCTCAGGCAGCTCTACAATTCTTGCCGCCTGCAaatcctgatttatttatttatttttaagttatctAAGTTGCAGCAACATATCCAAAAGGATCCAACTCAGAGAAGTTTAACAATAAGTAAAAAAGAGTAGTCTCACTCAAGAAAGAAATAAACCCAAACTCAAGTATGCCCTGTCatgaattaaaggaaaaatattcattaaatTAAAGTTTTGTTTAGTGAATCAAAGAGGGGAAACAGTAATTTTTCCCCCCACACCTGAGACCTACTCTGTCTTACAATGCATTGTTTCTTCTGAGGAAACCTGCCTCACCTGCCCTGCAAGGGAGCAGAGGTTTATAGAAACCTCCGCTACACAGACTCTTTCAATCCCTCGTCCTCTGACTCGGGGTACCAGTCACCAGCCTCACTAGGCAGTGAGCTCTCCTCACACTTGGTTCTGTAACAGCTTCACCTCACTGCAATTAGGTAACACAACAGTTGTAGACTGAAGCATCAGAAAGTCTTTATAAAGGGAAAGGATTCAGCACAGTAGTTGAAGGTTGTATATTCAGCCCTTCTGCAGAGATTACAGAGGCAATTGTACTTTTTGTACACAGACTTTCTCTTGCATTACAAAAACTGCATAGGGTTCATCTACTTCTTAACTCCTCCCATTTCAGTTTACCAGCATTTCCTCTGCTAGCCTCAGACCATGTTCAAGCTGTGCTCAAGCAATGGAATAATCTTTCATGCTTCACAAACTGAAAGGCAGCCTTCAGAACTCAGCGTGTGTTAAACAGTCAAAAAAATTCATTCTTATCAACCTAAAATATGTTTCTTCAAGCTGACGGGATTATTGTGACTCTACCCAACCCTCCTTTTATATTTTGCATTAATAGTTTGTCATAACCTAGGCCAGTATCCACTTATGGAGACAGAAACAAAGACTTTATATAATTCTTTGGAGGCAGACTTTAAACAGCCTGGACACTATTCCGCTGGACACTTACTTTATCTTTGCTGTGATGCTCGTCTACTTGTGCATGCGTCACCGCCTCTTCAGCCAAGATGCACTTTCCTTTATAGAACTCTTTTACTCGAAGTTCCAgaaattctgtttcttcttttaactTTTTGTAACTAGGCACAGGCTTAATTATTCCACCTGAGCCTCTAAAAGGTAAACAATGGTTCAAACTGTTTTCAGACTCCTCTGCAGCAACACTATTAAGATCATCAGCTGCATCTAAGTCATCCTCATCAAGCTCTTCATTCTCTTGGTTGGCAGCTGACGCGCTTTCTGATGAGCACAAAGAAGCACAGTTTGAACCATAGAGAAATTTTAAAGTTTCTTCAGTTCTCCATTCCATAAACGTTTGCTTAAGGACTTCTAATAAATTGCCTTTGGCAGCTAGGGGATTAACTGGATCCCTCAGTTCAtactttttatgttgttttgAGTTAGCTAGCATTCTTTTAAGCTGTTCTGCCCCTTTTTTGCTCACACCCAGAAAAACTATCTGTGAACCACTACAGATATTTTCATAGTTTTCTGTAGTATTTGATTTTCCAGGAATAGTATTTTTTGAAGGAGttacagttattttattttgaacagAGCAAGCGTGCATTTCTTCCTGAGCATCTAGTTTACAATTAGATAGTTGTTCAGTGGCTTCTACCACATCCGAGTCTTCATTTTTAGGGCTGGAAtatgttttctgaaaatgtttctttttgaggATGCTTTTTCTGTGCAATTGTTGTACAAGATTGGCTGAACTTGACTGACTTCCTGGTAGAACAGAAGAAACAAATTCTTGTTCGGGATCACTACTGCTGTCACTGACAGTGCCAGCAAAACCAGATTCACATGGGTTTGAAGATGCCGTAGGATTTTCAATGTCAGAAGCTTTAATTACTTCATCACGTAGTTTCAcctcttctccagactgaccACTGTAACAGAAAACACAAGCCATGGATGAAATAAGAAACAGATATTAACTATAACAGCTTTTGATTATCATATAAGTAAGATCAATAAAGCATTTTTCCCTGATAGTAGAAGCATACTTTTTCGCTTTAAAGAATCATGGCTTCTCTTCTAAAAGTCCTCTAACTCAAAGAGTTGTAATGTTCTTTAATCAAGAGGGCAAGTATAGCAAGTTCTCAGTTCCTTATTGGCAGTTAAAAAG contains:
- the RPAP2 gene encoding putative RNA polymerase II subunit B1 CTD phosphatase RPAP2 isoform X2, with translation MMAAAKPQGGAKGKPSRRRAGNKHSAALKNEDAAQRKAALEAAIRKKIEFEKKALYTVEQLLEENITEEFLVNSGKLITPSHYKDIVDERSIIKLCGYPLCQNKLENCFCSNFCYRASKYFEAQISKSPVWMREEEKPPDIELLKEGQSGQSGEEVKLRDEVIKASDIENPTASSNPCESGFAGTVSDSSSDPEQEFVSSVLPGSQSSSANLVQQLHRKSILKKKHFQKTYSSPKNEDSDVVEATEQLSNCKLDAQEEMHACSVQNKITVTPSKNTIPGKSNTTENYENICSGSQIVFLGVSKKGAEQLKRMLANSKQHKKYELRDPVNPLAAKGNLLEVLKQTFMEWRTEETLKFLYGSNCASLCSSESASAANQENEELDEDDLDAADDLNSVAAEESENSLNHCLPFRGSGGIIKPVPSYKKLKEETEFLELRVKEFYKGKCILAEEAVTHAQVDEHHSKDKDDQEEDLTFPLVDSNAQMQIRKRIVLEKLRKVLPAVLGPLQITLGDVYTELKSLVKTFRLTNRNIIHKMPEWTLIAIVLLSALSQIIPVFKNTQKSPMYTQFLSTLLEELHFKNEDLESLTRIFRKDNLPE
- the RPAP2 gene encoding putative RNA polymerase II subunit B1 CTD phosphatase RPAP2 isoform X3 gives rise to the protein MMAAAKPQGGAKGKPSRRRAGNKHSAALKNEDAAQRKAALEAAIRKKIEFEKKALYTVEQLLEENITEEFLVNSGKLITPSHYKDIVDERSIIKLCGYPLCQNKLENVPKQKYRISTKTNRVYDITERKCFCSNFCYRASKYFEAQISKSPVWMREEEKPPDIELLKEGQSGQSGEEVKLRDEVIKASDIENPTASSNPCESGFAGTVSDSSSDPEQEFVSSVLPGSQSSSANLVQQLHRKSILKKKHFQKTYSSPKNEDSDVVEATEQLSNCKLDAQEEMHACSVQNKITVTPSKNTIPGKSNTTENYENICSGSQIVFLGVSKKGAEQLKRMLANSKQHKKYELRDPVNPLAAKGNLLEVLKQTFMEWRTEETLKFLYGSNCASLCSSESASAANQENEELDEDDLDAADDLNSVAAEESENSLNHCLPFRGSGGIIKPVPSYKKLKEETEFLELRVKEFYKGKCILAEEAVTHAQVDEHHSKDKDDQEEDLTFPLVDSNAQMQIRKRIVLEKLRKVLPAVLGPLQITLGDVYTELKSLVKTFRLSQIIPVFKNTQKSPMYTQFLSTLLEELHFKNEDLESLTRIFRKDNLPE
- the RPAP2 gene encoding putative RNA polymerase II subunit B1 CTD phosphatase RPAP2 isoform X1 — protein: MMAAAKPQGGAKGKPSRRRAGNKHSAALKNEDAAQRKAALEAAIRKKIEFEKKALYTVEQLLEENITEEFLVNSGKLITPSHYKDIVDERSIIKLCGYPLCQNKLENVPKQKYRISTKTNRVYDITERKCFCSNFCYRASKYFEAQISKSPVWMREEEKPPDIELLKEGQSGQSGEEVKLRDEVIKASDIENPTASSNPCESGFAGTVSDSSSDPEQEFVSSVLPGSQSSSANLVQQLHRKSILKKKHFQKTYSSPKNEDSDVVEATEQLSNCKLDAQEEMHACSVQNKITVTPSKNTIPGKSNTTENYENICSGSQIVFLGVSKKGAEQLKRMLANSKQHKKYELRDPVNPLAAKGNLLEVLKQTFMEWRTEETLKFLYGSNCASLCSSESASAANQENEELDEDDLDAADDLNSVAAEESENSLNHCLPFRGSGGIIKPVPSYKKLKEETEFLELRVKEFYKGKCILAEEAVTHAQVDEHHSKDKDDQEEDLTFPLVDSNAQMQIRKRIVLEKLRKVLPAVLGPLQITLGDVYTELKSLVKTFRLTNRNIIHKMPEWTLIAIVLLSALSQIIPVFKNTQKSPMYTQFLSTLLEELHFKNEDLESLTRIFRKDNLPE